The Aedes aegypti strain LVP_AGWG chromosome 3, AaegL5.0 Primary Assembly, whole genome shotgun sequence genome contains a region encoding:
- the LOC110679329 gene encoding uncharacterized protein LOC110679329: MDSDYQDNEWFPQQQTPSPQPLCSQDPLPIPDDLSEVNHFLPVDGSDDDDHSCFNCSIVSDGAAENYLYFFKATMFRRLYRGQMRPREVGTKNVFGDSVEDVIKCIWKLSVAHVSRQINFDDDGPKWAEKQVPDQEDIEKFVTMQDQMKRKAYTISGVTPRLLASWRGKQIKMFIHAYSVNVETNPQHQMVLKQLIAPNNPDRSGAHSTRDDAALAKELKNNHPELEGHHSSWLLWANTIHSSAAHKQEEMKNAPSPPLELAKYFRWTGVSEAARLQSVHRGASVAHAVNGGWMKDVEEVFQGISSAVSILSNVARKLEGMIAKGKAAEEIIIAVQSAVRPEETEVSKVLADSVTDCPDVDHM, encoded by the coding sequence ATGGATTCTGATTATCAAGATAATGAATGGTTTCCTCAACAACAAACACCCTCTCCGCAACCTTTGTGTTCTCAGGACCCGTTACCGATTCCAGATGATTTGAGTGAAGTGAACCATTTTCTCCCCGTCGATGGTTCCGACGATGACGaccattcatgttttaattgcTCGATAGTATCCGATGGCGCTGCGGAGAACTATTTGTACTTTTTCAAAGCAACAATGTTCCGTCGGCTTTATCGAGGTCAGATGCGCCCAAGAGAAGTGGGAActaagaatgtttttggagatTCTGTTGAAGACGTAATTAAATGCATTTGGAAGTTGTCTGTAGCGCATGTATCGAGACAAATCAATTTTGATGATGATGGACCAAAGTGGGCTGAAAAGCAAGTCCCGGACCAAGAAGATATTGAGAAGTTCGTCACGATGCAAGATCAAATGAAAAGGAAGGCCTACACTATTTCTGGAGTCACTCCTCGACTGCTCGCTTCATGGAGAGGCAAGCAAATCAAAATGTTCATTCATGCATATTCGGTAAATGTTGAAACCAACCCTCAACACCAAATGGTCCTCAAACAGTTAATTGCACCCAACAATCCAGATCGTTCGGGAGCTCATTCGACCCGAGATGATGCAGCTCTAGCAAAAGAGTTGAAGAACAACCATCCTGAACTGGAAGGCCATCACAGTTCCTGGTTGTTATGGGCCAACACAATTCATTCGTCAGCGGCGCATAAacaagaggaaatgaaaaatgCTCCGTCGCCTCCTTTGGAACTTGCGAAGTATTTCAGGTGGACTGGCGTCTCGGAAGCAGCCCGACTACAATCTGTTCATCGGGGGGCATCAGTGGCTCATGCTGTAAATGGGGGATGGATGAAAGATGTTGAGgaagtttttcaaggcatttcttCGGCGGTTTCCATTCTTTCGAATGTTGCTCGTAAATTGGAAGGAATGATTGCGAAAGGAAAAGCAGCTGAAGAAATTATTATTGCTGTCCAATCTGCAGTTCGCCCTGAGGAGACAGAGGTAAGTAAAGTCCTGGCTGACAGTGTAACTGACTGTCCAGATgttgatcacatgtaa
- the LOC5570579 gene encoding probable chitinase 10 — translation MKQFILLITLLGMTVQGQLWGGGGGGGDCSSGCPDFECHKDMRCFSTVASKDAVLLPHEDCNQFYKCQAGFMACRFNCPKGLHFNKEKMVCDWPWFACCDDRIPCIKRCEPGITCPDGTTTTMRPTTTPRPPPPPCSTGCPEFNCTKDIRCFSTIASKEAVLLPHTNCNKFYKCQSGFLACEFDCPKGLHFNDVKKVCDWPWLACCDKNGPCIEPCIPEVTCPPGKTTTTTRPTTTTPPTPAPCTTECPTNCHEDRRCSGVISKGEAILLPHLQCDKFWKCMDGSNRACEFECPPGLHFNREKNVCDWPWFACCDPRIECKKPCIPGITCAPSSFGGY, via the exons ATGAAACAGTTTATACTTTTAATCACCCTGCTTGGGATGACAGTGCAAGGACAACTCTGGGGTGGGGGTGGCGGAGGAGGTGATTGCAGCTCAggttgtccggatttcgagtgTCACAAGGATATGCGCTGCTTTAGCACCGTTGCCAGTAAGGATGCCGTCCTGCTTCCTCATGAAGATTGCAACCAATTCTACAAGTGTCAAGCTGGATTCATGGCATGTCGGTTCAATTGCCCTAAAGGACTCCATTTCAACAAGGAGAAAATGGTCTGTGATTGGCCGTGGTTTGCATGCTGTGACGATAGGATACCTTGCATTAAACGATGCGAGCCAGGAATCACATGTCCAG ATGGTACGACCACCACAATGAGGCCAACAACTACACCtcgaccaccaccaccaccctGCAGCACTGGATGCCCGGAATTCAACTGTACCAAGGATATCCGCTGCTTCAGTACCATTGCCAGCAAGGAGGCCGTCCTTCTTCCTCATACGAATTGCAATAAGTTCTACAAGTGCCAGTCTGGATTTTTGGCATGCGAGTTCGACTGTCCGAAGGGGCTGCACTTCAACGATGTCAAAAAAGTCTGCGATTGGCCATGGTTGGCATGCTGTGACAAAAATGGTCCCTGCATAGAACCATGCATCCCGGAAGTTACATGCCCACCAG GTAAGACGACTACAACGACCCGGCCCACGACTACGACCCCACCCACGCCTGCTCCCTGCACCACTGAATGCCCGACAAACTGCCATGAGGATCGTCGCTGTTCCGGTGTTATTTCTAAAGGGGAAGCCATTCTCTTGCCTCATCTCCAGTGCGACAAATTCTGGAAGTGTATGGATGGATCAAACAGGGCCTGTGAGTTTGAATGCCCACCTGGACTACACTTCAACAGAGAAAAGAACGTTTGTGACTGGCCGTGGTTCGCATGTTGCGATCCTAGAATAGAATGTAAGAAGCCTTGTATTCCTGGAATAACTTGCGCACCCTCCTCTTTCGGCGGTTACTGA